A segment of the Trichocoleus sp. FACHB-46 genome:
TTTCGATCTACCTTGAATCCTCTAGCTAGCAGTGCATTGGAAAATGATCCGCTAACAGAAGCCATGATCTACAACGCGGCTTATTTGATTGCTTGGGATGATGAAGCTGCATTTAGTGAAAAAGTGGAAGCACTGGATTTGCAGTTTGAGGGGCGGTTACGCATCCGCTACAACAACTTCACCGCTCCCTATAACTTCGCCCAACTTGCTAATTAAATTAGGCTGGCTATGTTTTTTGACTTACTACTAGCACCGATTACTGGTCCCCTCGCAGGTATAACCTGGCTGGGCTCACAAATTCAAGAACGAGTGAATGCTGAGTGGGACGATAAAGAAAACCTCAGTAAGCGACTGCTCACTCTGCAATTAGCCTTTGATATGGGTGAAGTGTCGGAAGAAGACTTTGAAGCTCAAGAAGAAGAGCTGTTGTTGGCAATTCAAGCGCTGGAAGACGAAGCAAAAGCAGCTCAAACCGAGGATTGAGTATCACTTTCGTTGTCTGTAGGTTCTGGAATGGTCAGTGCTAGTTGGTAGAGTTGGCGACGAGGTAAGGCAGTTTGTTGGGCAAGTTGGCGGCTGGCTTGCGATCGCGAAATTCCCTGCCCAATTAGCACTTGTAGCTCTGCTTTTAAGGCGTCTTCGGTCAGTACCAGTTCTGTTGGCTCTGCACCCATGACCACTAGCGTAAATTCTCCGTGAGCT
Coding sequences within it:
- a CDS encoding gas vesicle protein GvpG yields the protein MFFDLLLAPITGPLAGITWLGSQIQERVNAEWDDKENLSKRLLTLQLAFDMGEVSEEDFEAQEEELLLAIQALEDEAKAAQTED